In one window of Parcubacteria group bacterium DNA:
- the rpsH gene encoding 30S ribosomal protein S8: MIMIDSISDMLTRIRNASAVGHSVVVVPMSKLKYAIAQVLAKEGFIEKADRVVDENNEKRENIHITLKYNHISSTVKKPAIENIRQVSKQGQRAYIKKENIHKVRNGFGISIISTSQGVMSGKDARKKGLGGEVICELW; encoded by the coding sequence GTGATTATGATCGATTCAATTAGTGACATGTTAACACGAATTCGCAATGCGTCCGCTGTCGGGCACAGTGTTGTTGTTGTGCCGATGTCAAAACTAAAATATGCTATAGCACAAGTTTTGGCAAAGGAAGGCTTCATTGAGAAAGCGGATCGTGTTGTGGATGAAAATAATGAAAAGCGGGAGAACATCCACATTACTCTCAAATATAATCATATTTCAAGCACGGTAAAAAAACCGGCGATTGAGAATATTCGTCAAGTGAGTAAACAGGGTCAACGAGCATATATCAAAAAAGAAAATATTCACAAGGTGCGTAACGGTTTCGGTATTTCTATTATCTCTACATCACAGGGCGTAATGTCTGGTAAAGATGCTCGTAAAAAAGGTCTTGGCGGAGAAGTGATCTGTGAATTGTGGTAA
- the rplE gene encoding 50S ribosomal protein L5, whose protein sequence is MSTTIKTIKQRYNDMAKTLQKDLGLDSVMLVPRIEKVVVNVGIGKFIKNTEGLAEVEKGLRDITGQKPLNTKATKSIATFKIREGQDVGMKVTLRGRRMWDFLNRLVGISLPRVRDFQGINIEAIDQSGNLNIGIKEHTIFPEIVAENVRNSFGFQVTVVSSARNKEDAEKMYRALGFPLKSQK, encoded by the coding sequence ATGAGTACTACAATAAAGACAATTAAACAGCGATATAATGACATGGCAAAGACTTTGCAAAAAGATCTCGGTCTTGACAGTGTCATGTTGGTTCCACGTATAGAAAAAGTTGTGGTGAACGTTGGTATCGGAAAGTTTATCAAAAATACGGAAGGTTTGGCTGAAGTGGAAAAGGGGTTGCGAGATATTACCGGTCAAAAGCCGTTAAACACAAAAGCAACAAAATCCATCGCTACGTTCAAGATTCGTGAAGGACAGGATGTTGGGATGAAGGTAACGTTGCGTGGAAGAAGGATGTGGGATTTTCTCAATCGATTGGTGGGGATCTCATTACCACGTGTGCGCGATTTTCAGGGGATCAATATTGAGGCGATCGATCAATCAGGCAATCTCAATATCGGCATAAAGGAACATACAATTTTTCCGGAGATTGTCGCAGAAAACGTGCGTAATTCGTTCGGATTTCAGGTGACAGTCGTTTCTTCTGCGAGAAACAAGGAAGATGCGGAAAAAATGTATAGAGCGTTGGGATTTCCATTGAAAAGTCAAAAATAA
- the rpsQ gene encoding 30S ribosomal protein S17 produces the protein MTQEKKKMILKGTVVSDAMDKTIVVAVDTFKTHKKYLKKYISTKKYKVHDPENAYKIGDVVKIVPGRPMSKDKKFVVVI, from the coding sequence ATGACCCAAGAGAAGAAAAAAATGATTTTGAAAGGCACGGTGGTTTCGGATGCGATGGATAAGACGATTGTTGTAGCCGTGGATACATTCAAAACACATAAAAAATATTTGAAAAAATATATTTCCACAAAAAAATATAAGGTGCACGATCCGGAAAATGCATATAAGATCGGTGATGTGGTGAAAATCGTACCGGGACGACCAATGAGTAAGGATAAAAAATTTGTTGTAGTAATATAG
- a CDS encoding 50S ribosomal protein L29: protein MKVVELREKNIDELLIVAEDLRGKIHQSVMDITLNKSKEHNKITCAKRDLAQVMTVIGEKKRSA, encoded by the coding sequence ATGAAGGTAGTAGAATTGAGAGAAAAGAATATCGATGAGTTGCTTATTGTGGCAGAAGATTTGCGTGGCAAAATTCATCAGAGCGTGATGGATATTACACTCAATAAAAGCAAAGAACACAATAAAATCACATGTGCGAAAAGAGATCTTGCACAGGTGATGACGGTGATTGGCGAAAAGAAGCGAAGCGCATAA
- the rplB gene encoding 50S ribosomal protein L2 — MAIKVYKRNHSARRNMSIVKPIAVTDKEPEKSLCISLNKKAGRANGKISVRHRCVGHKKLYRLVDFKQNKIDIPGRIVAIERDPNRSALIALINYADGEKRYVLATEGMRVGMQIITGENAPINEGNRTKLKNIASSTSVSNIEMKRGKGGQIIRSAGSSALVMSVDEKYAQLKMPSGEIRLIDNECYATIGSVSNFEHNTVNIGKAGRARHMGKRPAVRGTVMNPVDHPHGGGEGRQPIGLKYPKTPWGKPALGVRTRRKSKASDKYIVKSRHKK, encoded by the coding sequence ATGGCAATTAAAGTATATAAAAGAAATCATTCTGCAAGACGCAATATGTCGATCGTAAAGCCGATCGCTGTGACGGATAAGGAACCGGAAAAGTCTTTGTGCATTTCTCTCAATAAGAAAGCAGGACGCGCAAATGGGAAAATCTCTGTACGACATCGTTGTGTTGGTCATAAAAAATTGTATCGTCTTGTTGATTTCAAACAAAACAAAATTGATATCCCCGGCAGGATTGTAGCAATTGAACGCGATCCGAATCGCAGTGCTCTTATTGCACTCATAAACTATGCGGATGGGGAGAAGCGATATGTTTTGGCGACGGAAGGTATGCGTGTCGGCATGCAGATCATTACAGGAGAAAATGCGCCGATCAATGAGGGAAATCGTACAAAATTAAAGAACATCGCATCCAGTACCTCTGTATCAAATATTGAAATGAAACGCGGTAAGGGTGGACAGATTATTCGCAGTGCTGGCAGTAGCGCATTGGTGATGAGTGTGGATGAAAAGTACGCACAGCTCAAAATGCCGTCCGGAGAGATCCGTTTGATCGATAATGAATGTTATGCAACGATCGGTTCTGTGAGTAATTTTGAACACAATACTGTCAATATCGGAAAAGCGGGACGCGCGCGACATATGGGAAAACGTCCGGCAGTACGTGGGACGGTAATGAATCCTGTGGATCATCCGCATGGTGGTGGTGAAGGACGACAACCGATTGGTTTGAAATATCCAAAAACGCCATGGGGCAAACCGGCACTTGGTGTGCGGACGCGAAGAAAAAGCAAAGCAAGCGACAAGTATATTGTGAAGTCACGACATAAGAAATAA
- a CDS encoding type Z 30S ribosomal protein S14: MAKTSVKARADKKPKFSSREVRRCWKCSRKRGYLRYFGICRVCFRELASKGELPGVKKSSW, translated from the coding sequence ATGGCAAAGACATCAGTAAAAGCACGAGCAGACAAAAAACCGAAGTTCTCTTCACGCGAGGTTCGACGTTGTTGGAAGTGTTCGCGTAAAAGAGGATATCTCCGTTATTTCGGTATTTGTCGCGTATGTTTTCGTGAGTTGGCAAGCAAGGGAGAATTGCCTGGTGTTAAAAAGAGTAGTTGGTAG
- the rplW gene encoding 50S ribosomal protein L23, which translates to MGIFSSKKEESTKDHDAQVGAEAEKKVAPKSEKRSTKKVVVDDVASIAQAYGVIEAPIVTEKSHKMAAMSKFAFRVAKSATKKQVKNIVEKMYKVTVKDVHMVVVKPKRRTVKYDRGYQKLYKKAIVTVAKGQHIAVFESV; encoded by the coding sequence ATGGGAATTTTTAGTAGCAAAAAAGAAGAATCCACAAAAGATCATGACGCACAAGTTGGCGCAGAAGCAGAAAAGAAAGTTGCCCCAAAAAGTGAAAAACGATCGACAAAAAAAGTGGTGGTGGACGATGTAGCATCAATTGCGCAGGCATACGGTGTGATCGAGGCGCCGATTGTGACGGAGAAATCCCACAAAATGGCAGCGATGAGCAAGTTTGCGTTTCGTGTGGCCAAAAGTGCGACAAAAAAACAAGTAAAAAATATCGTAGAAAAAATGTACAAAGTGACAGTAAAGGATGTGCATATGGTTGTAGTAAAACCGAAAAGACGGACTGTCAAGTATGATCGCGGATATCAGAAATTATATAAAAAAGCGATTGTGACTGTTGCAAAAGGTCAGCACATCGCAGTTTTTGAAAGCGTATAA
- the rplN gene encoding 50S ribosomal protein L14, whose protein sequence is MIQSETWLKVADNSGAKNIECFKVLGGSKKRYAQVGDIIIASVKNAEPRGSVKACDVVKAVIVRQKKALRRKDGSYIRFDENAAVIVDPNNKEPKATRIFGPVARELREKGYAKIVSLAPEVL, encoded by the coding sequence ATGATTCAGTCGGAAACATGGCTAAAAGTTGCAGATAACTCTGGCGCGAAAAACATTGAATGTTTTAAGGTTCTTGGTGGTTCCAAGAAGCGGTATGCACAGGTGGGAGATATTATTATTGCATCTGTCAAAAACGCTGAGCCACGAGGTAGCGTCAAAGCATGTGATGTGGTAAAGGCTGTGATCGTGCGCCAAAAGAAAGCATTGCGACGCAAAGATGGTTCATATATTCGATTTGATGAAAATGCAGCTGTGATCGTTGATCCAAATAACAAAGAACCAAAAGCTACGCGTATATTTGGGCCGGTTGCACGCGAACTTCGTGAAAAAGGTTATGCAAAGATCGTTTCGCTTGCGCCGGAAGTTTTATAA
- the rplX gene encoding 50S ribosomal protein L24 has product MLKIKKGDNVEIIAGKDRGKRGEVIAVSAVNATVTVKKRNMVIRHKKASQMGQKGERISIEAPIAISNVALVCPHTDKPTRVGFVVKEGVKVRVSKKSGKEIE; this is encoded by the coding sequence ATGTTGAAGATTAAAAAGGGTGACAATGTGGAGATAATCGCAGGAAAGGATCGCGGAAAGCGTGGCGAAGTAATTGCTGTTTCTGCTGTAAATGCTACGGTGACGGTAAAGAAGCGCAACATGGTCATACGACACAAAAAAGCGAGTCAAATGGGACAAAAAGGCGAAAGGATTTCGATCGAAGCGCCGATTGCCATATCAAATGTCGCATTGGTGTGTCCGCATACTGATAAGCCGACTCGTGTAGGATTTGTGGTGAAAGAAGGAGTAAAGGTACGTGTGTCAAAGAAGAGTGGTAAAGAAATTGAATAA
- the rplD gene encoding 50S ribosomal protein L4, with protein sequence MKKVDIYNLEGKKIADMELSEKVFGCAKNDALVHQVYVAQAANRRSGSAHTKIRSEVSGGGKKPWKQKGTGNARTGSIRNPIWRGGGIIFGPLKEKNYTKGINAKMKQKALLTVLSQKAEMGKIRVIDSLQMDEPKTKKVVTMLKNIGIDKSVLFGLSKGESDSYKAVRNIAKTNVIETTKFNVYELLNTEYVVLSKESLQQLDNQYAQ encoded by the coding sequence ATGAAAAAAGTAGATATATACAATTTAGAAGGAAAGAAAATTGCTGATATGGAGCTCAGTGAAAAGGTCTTTGGTTGTGCAAAAAATGATGCTTTAGTGCATCAGGTGTATGTCGCACAAGCGGCAAATCGTCGCAGTGGAAGCGCACATACAAAGATTCGTTCAGAAGTGAGTGGAGGCGGTAAAAAACCGTGGAAGCAAAAGGGTACAGGTAATGCGCGCACAGGATCAATTCGTAACCCGATCTGGCGTGGAGGCGGTATCATTTTTGGTCCGCTCAAAGAAAAGAATTACACAAAAGGCATCAATGCAAAAATGAAACAAAAAGCATTGTTGACCGTACTGTCGCAAAAAGCGGAAATGGGAAAGATCCGTGTTATTGATTCATTGCAAATGGATGAGCCAAAGACAAAAAAAGTTGTCACAATGTTAAAGAATATCGGTATTGATAAAAGCGTACTTTTTGGTCTCAGCAAGGGAGAAAGTGATAGCTATAAAGCAGTGCGCAATATTGCGAAAACGAATGTGATCGAAACAACAAAATTCAATGTATATGAATTATTGAATACGGAGTATGTCGTTTTGAGCAAGGAATCACTGCAACAGCTCGATAATCAGTACGCACAATAA
- the rpsC gene encoding 30S ribosomal protein S3 codes for MGHKVNPKGLRLGITTNWRSRWFGGNNYAHLLEQDVMLRRAVMKKWRHAAIADVEVERNANSVKVIIKTSRPGMIIGRGGSGIEDLITFVKKTVFPGKKIDVKVDIKEIKQFEESAALVAQNVAEQLEKRMPFRRVLKTTLELAAKNRNIKGMKIQMSGRLNGAEMSRVEWLSEGTIPLHTLRADIDFARDVARTTYGAIGVKVWVYKGEVFKEN; via the coding sequence ATGGGTCATAAAGTAAATCCAAAAGGTCTCCGATTAGGTATAACAACAAACTGGCGTTCACGTTGGTTTGGTGGCAATAATTATGCACATCTGCTTGAGCAGGATGTTATGCTTCGTCGTGCTGTGATGAAAAAATGGCGTCACGCTGCAATCGCAGATGTTGAGGTGGAGCGGAATGCGAATAGCGTGAAGGTGATCATAAAGACATCGCGACCCGGTATGATCATTGGTCGTGGCGGTAGCGGGATTGAGGATTTGATCACTTTTGTAAAAAAGACAGTTTTTCCGGGAAAGAAAATTGATGTAAAAGTGGATATCAAAGAGATCAAACAGTTTGAGGAGAGTGCTGCGCTTGTTGCGCAAAACGTCGCAGAGCAGTTGGAAAAGCGTATGCCATTCCGTCGCGTTCTCAAAACAACACTTGAATTGGCTGCAAAGAATCGTAATATCAAAGGAATGAAAATTCAGATGTCAGGACGATTGAATGGTGCAGAAATGTCGCGCGTAGAATGGTTGAGCGAAGGAACAATTCCACTTCACACACTCCGAGCAGATATTGATTTTGCGCGCGATGTCGCACGAACGACATACGGTGCGATTGGCGTGAAAGTGTGGGTATATAAGGGAGAAGTGTTCAAAGAGAATTAA
- the rplV gene encoding 50S ribosomal protein L22: protein MTKVTAQLNNLRISPRKVRLVADRVRGMDIKKAIAMLAYDLRKTAEPMQKLLKSAVANAQNNHKLSGDNLIIKNITVEEGPTLKRWMPRAYGRASQILKRTSSINVVLEEKAVAKPKKSVQKKDANK from the coding sequence ATGACAAAAGTTACGGCACAATTGAACAATTTACGCATATCACCACGAAAGGTGCGTCTTGTGGCTGATCGTGTGCGTGGTATGGACATAAAAAAGGCGATTGCAATGCTCGCATATGATTTGCGTAAAACTGCTGAGCCAATGCAAAAATTGTTGAAGAGTGCAGTAGCAAATGCGCAAAATAATCACAAATTAAGCGGGGACAATCTCATTATAAAAAATATTACAGTTGAAGAGGGGCCAACATTGAAGCGTTGGATGCCGCGAGCGTATGGTCGTGCATCGCAGATCCTCAAGCGAACGTCATCCATTAACGTTGTTTTGGAGGAAAAGGCAGTGGCGAAACCAAAGAAGAGTGTTCAGAAAAAAGATGCGAATAAATAA
- the rpsS gene encoding 30S ribosomal protein S19: MSRSVKKGLYIDERVMKKVTGKTPQETGTIKTWSRACTISPEMIGFTFLVHNGKDFISVFVSEEMVGHKLGEFSPTRRFSRHGGKMQKDLEQAAKQREIDSAKGK; this comes from the coding sequence ATGAGTCGATCAGTAAAAAAAGGTTTATACATAGATGAGAGAGTGATGAAAAAAGTCACGGGAAAAACTCCTCAAGAGACAGGCACGATCAAGACGTGGTCACGTGCATGTACGATTTCTCCCGAAATGATTGGTTTTACCTTTTTGGTGCATAATGGAAAAGATTTTATCAGCGTCTTTGTGTCAGAAGAGATGGTTGGACACAAGCTTGGTGAATTCTCACCGACACGTCGATTTTCTCGTCATGGTGGTAAGATGCAGAAAGATTTGGAACAAGCGGCAAAACAGCGTGAAATTGATTCAGCAAAAGGAAAATAA
- the rplP gene encoding 50S ribosomal protein L16, with protein sequence MLMPRKVKHRKMHRGGALKGLAKRGTSVDFGSFGLKATTSGLVTARQIESARRTVTRYMQRTGKYWIRIFPDHPMTKKGDETPMGKGKGAVDHYVAKVKAGKIMFEIDGIDETTAREACRLAGHKLGVKTRFVTKHGE encoded by the coding sequence ATGTTAATGCCACGAAAAGTAAAACATAGAAAAATGCATCGCGGAGGTGCGCTCAAAGGACTCGCAAAGCGTGGAACTTCTGTTGATTTTGGCAGTTTTGGTTTGAAGGCGACAACGTCCGGTCTCGTGACTGCGAGACAGATCGAATCAGCACGTCGCACAGTGACGCGATACATGCAACGTACGGGCAAATATTGGATTCGCATTTTTCCTGATCATCCGATGACAAAAAAAGGTGATGAAACACCGATGGGTAAGGGTAAAGGTGCCGTTGACCATTATGTCGCAAAAGTAAAAGCAGGGAAGATTATGTTTGAAATTGACGGTATTGATGAAACCACTGCGCGAGAGGCATGTCGCCTTGCGGGGCATAAATTGGGAGTGAAGACGCGGTTTGTAACAAAGCATGGTGAATAA